The Egibacteraceae bacterium genome includes a region encoding these proteins:
- a CDS encoding ABC transporter substrate-binding protein — protein MSAVPRVASLVPAGTDIVAALGLGAALVGVSHACDHPVADGLPVLTASALGDVASPAGEVDRRVRAAVSAGEPLYRVDVALLGSLAPDVVLAQDVCDVCALPGADAAGALPAGAELVLLRGASLAGLEADLMMVGAAMGVSDRAERQIAAIASAHRHVRRRVAGRPHPRVVALEWGDPPFLAGHWVPELVEVAGGRHLLTGAGEASRRSSWDEVAAVDPDAIVFLPCGYGVERAVAEASQLAGLPEVTQLRAVRAGRFWAVEAARLFSRLSPAVVTAAPVLASLLHPDRFPAVSARWAVAIAAA, from the coding sequence ATGAGCGCCGTGCCGCGGGTTGCGAGCCTCGTGCCTGCCGGCACGGACATCGTCGCCGCCCTGGGACTCGGCGCCGCGCTCGTCGGCGTGTCGCACGCCTGCGACCACCCCGTGGCCGACGGGCTGCCGGTCCTCACCGCCTCTGCGCTCGGCGACGTTGCGTCGCCCGCTGGTGAGGTCGACCGCCGGGTCCGCGCGGCGGTGAGCGCCGGCGAGCCGCTCTACCGCGTCGATGTCGCACTGCTCGGGTCGCTCGCCCCCGATGTGGTGCTCGCCCAGGACGTCTGCGACGTGTGTGCCCTGCCCGGGGCCGACGCGGCAGGCGCCCTTCCGGCGGGCGCGGAGCTCGTGCTGCTCCGCGGCGCCTCCCTGGCGGGCCTCGAGGCGGACCTCATGATGGTCGGTGCGGCGATGGGCGTGAGCGACCGCGCCGAGCGCCAGATCGCCGCCATCGCCTCGGCGCACCGGCACGTGCGCCGGAGGGTCGCCGGGCGCCCCCACCCCCGCGTGGTCGCCCTCGAGTGGGGCGACCCGCCCTTCCTCGCCGGCCACTGGGTGCCCGAGCTCGTCGAGGTCGCCGGGGGTCGTCACCTGCTCACCGGCGCCGGCGAGGCGTCCCGGCGGTCGTCGTGGGACGAGGTCGCCGCCGTCGATCCCGACGCGATCGTCTTCCTGCCCTGCGGGTACGGCGTCGAGCGCGCCGTCGCGGAAGCGTCGCAGCTCGCCGGCCTGCCGGAGGTCACGCAGCTGCGGGCGGTGCGCGCGGGCCGGTTCTGGGCCGTGGAGGCCGCACGCCTGTTCTCGCGGCTCTCCCCGGCGGTCGTCACCGCCGCACCGGTGCTCGCGTCCCTGCTGCACCCTGACCGCTTCCCGGCGGTCAGCGCGCGGTGGGCGGTGGCCATCGCCGCCGCCTGA
- a CDS encoding quinone oxidoreductase, whose translation MHAVLLREAGDPEVLHLEEVDDPLPGPGQAVVRVEAAGLNFIDTYQRSGAYPLDLPTVIGSEGAGVVETLGEGVVGLSAGDRVAWAGQPGSYAERVVVDVGGVVTVPDGVDTRTAAAVMLQGMTAHYLALSTFALGPDHTALVHAAAGGVGHLLVQIAKRRGAEVVATVSTEEKAEIAREAGADEVIRYTEVDFAEETARLYGRGMDVVYDSVGKATFLRSMDCLRPRGVMVLFGQSSGKVDPVDPQVLNTKGSLYLTRPTLAHYTADPTELRWRAGDLFGWIAAGQLAVRVDRTFSLAEAADAHRYIEGRQTKGKVLLLPVA comes from the coding sequence ATGCACGCGGTGCTGCTCCGAGAGGCCGGCGACCCGGAGGTCCTGCACCTCGAGGAGGTCGACGACCCCCTGCCGGGCCCCGGCCAGGCGGTCGTGCGGGTCGAGGCGGCCGGGCTGAACTTCATCGACACCTACCAGCGCAGCGGTGCCTATCCCCTCGACCTGCCGACGGTCATAGGCTCGGAGGGGGCCGGCGTCGTCGAGACGCTCGGCGAGGGGGTCGTGGGACTGTCCGCGGGTGACCGGGTCGCCTGGGCCGGACAGCCGGGCAGCTACGCCGAGCGCGTCGTCGTCGACGTCGGCGGCGTCGTCACCGTGCCCGACGGGGTGGACACGCGCACCGCCGCCGCGGTGATGCTGCAGGGCATGACCGCGCACTACCTCGCCCTGTCCACGTTCGCGCTCGGGCCCGACCACACCGCGCTCGTGCACGCCGCGGCCGGCGGTGTCGGCCACCTGCTCGTGCAGATCGCGAAGCGCCGCGGTGCCGAGGTGGTCGCGACCGTGTCCACGGAGGAGAAGGCGGAGATCGCCCGCGAGGCCGGGGCGGACGAGGTCATCCGCTACACCGAGGTGGACTTCGCGGAGGAGACCGCCAGGCTGTACGGGCGGGGGATGGACGTCGTGTACGACTCGGTCGGCAAGGCGACGTTCCTGCGGAGCATGGACTGCCTGCGCCCGCGCGGTGTCATGGTGCTGTTCGGCCAGTCCAGCGGCAAGGTCGACCCCGTCGACCCCCAGGTGCTCAACACGAAGGGCTCGCTCTATCTCACCCGCCCGACCCTCGCCCACTACACCGCCGACCCCACGGAGCTCCGCTGGCGCGCCGGCGACCTGTTCGGGTGGATCGCCGCCGGGCAGCTCGCGGTCCGCGTCGACCGGACGTTCTCCCTGGCCGAGGCGGCCGACGCGCACCGCTACATCGAGGGTCGCCAGACGAAGGGCAAGGTCCTGCTCCTGCCCGTGGCCTGA
- a CDS encoding YqgE/AlgH family protein, with translation MSTAFLTGRFVVATPALTDGNFAHTVVLLLEHKTDGAVGVVVNRATDAALSVALPRWATLAAEPAVVFAGGPVQPDALIGLARTYGPPEGDGLAAIFPGVGVVDLSADPTLLGAAIAGVRVFAGYAGWGGGQLETEIAAGSWFVVDARAEDVFTEAPGALWRGVLRRQGGVFTTIPADPTAN, from the coding sequence ATGAGCACCGCCTTCCTCACCGGGCGCTTCGTCGTGGCCACGCCCGCGCTGACCGACGGCAACTTCGCGCACACGGTCGTGCTCCTGCTCGAGCACAAGACCGACGGCGCGGTCGGCGTGGTCGTCAACCGCGCCACCGACGCGGCGCTGTCGGTGGCCCTGCCGAGGTGGGCGACGCTCGCCGCGGAGCCCGCCGTCGTGTTCGCGGGGGGGCCCGTGCAGCCCGACGCCCTCATCGGGCTCGCCCGCACGTACGGTCCCCCGGAGGGCGACGGGCTCGCCGCGATCTTTCCCGGCGTCGGCGTCGTGGACCTCTCCGCCGACCCGACGCTCCTCGGGGCGGCCATCGCCGGCGTGCGGGTGTTCGCCGGCTACGCGGGGTGGGGCGGCGGTCAGCTGGAGACAGAGATAGCGGCCGGCAGCTGGTTCGTCGTCGATGCCCGCGCCGAGGACGTCTTCACCGAGGCGCCCGGGGCGCTGTGGCGCGGCGTGCTGCGCCGCCAGGGCGGGGTGTTCACGACCATCCCCGCCGATCCCACCGCCAACTGA
- a CDS encoding IS110 family transposase: MTSIHDPEAIHLGLDVHKDTISVGVLEPGCQIPVVDKIFHDEASVRRLIDRLGDRSRLRVCYEAGPTGYELARLLASMGVSCEVIAPSLIPTAPGDRVKTDKRDCRRLARLHRAGELVAIRIPTVAEEAVRDLCRARADLVDDRDRARKRLLALLLRHARVYRGGSYWTHKHDQWLAAQRFDEPALDATFGHYRAVLAARDAAVAAAEADLKVWFDRDPFVDCVARLGAYRGIAHLGALTLVAEVCDWRRFPRATTFMGFTGLVPSEYSSGGSTRRGHLTKTGNAHVRTQLVESAWAYQHRPAVGAALRRRQDGVSPETVARAWKAQTRLCGRFRRMAAVKDTKSVVAAAIARELAGFVWAEMTSDVN; the protein is encoded by the coding sequence GTGACCAGTATTCACGATCCCGAAGCGATCCACCTGGGCTTGGACGTGCACAAGGACACGATCTCGGTGGGCGTGCTCGAGCCGGGCTGCCAGATCCCGGTGGTGGACAAGATCTTCCACGACGAGGCGTCGGTGCGCCGCCTGATCGACCGGTTGGGTGACCGCAGTCGGCTGCGGGTGTGCTACGAGGCCGGCCCGACCGGCTATGAGCTGGCGCGTTTGCTGGCGTCGATGGGGGTGTCGTGTGAGGTGATCGCCCCGTCGTTGATCCCCACCGCGCCGGGTGATCGGGTCAAGACCGACAAGCGTGACTGCCGGCGGCTGGCGCGCCTGCACCGCGCCGGCGAGCTCGTGGCGATCCGCATCCCCACGGTGGCCGAGGAGGCGGTGCGGGACCTGTGCCGGGCGCGTGCGGACTTGGTCGATGACCGTGACCGGGCGCGCAAGCGGCTGCTGGCGTTGCTGTTGCGCCACGCGCGGGTGTACCGGGGCGGCAGCTACTGGACCCACAAGCACGACCAGTGGCTTGCCGCCCAACGCTTCGACGAGCCGGCGCTTGACGCCACGTTCGGCCACTACCGGGCGGTGCTTGCCGCCCGCGACGCCGCGGTGGCCGCCGCCGAGGCCGACTTGAAGGTCTGGTTCGACCGTGACCCGTTCGTCGACTGTGTGGCTCGCCTGGGCGCCTACCGCGGCATCGCCCACCTGGGCGCGTTGACGTTGGTGGCCGAGGTGTGTGACTGGCGGCGGTTCCCCCGAGCGACGACGTTCATGGGCTTCACCGGGCTGGTGCCCTCGGAGTACTCCTCGGGCGGCTCCACCCGCCGCGGGCACCTGACCAAGACCGGCAACGCCCATGTGCGCACCCAGCTGGTGGAGTCCGCGTGGGCCTACCAGCACCGCCCCGCCGTGGGCGCGGCGCTGCGCCGCCGCCAAGACGGCGTGTCGCCGGAGACCGTCGCGCGGGCGTGGAAGGCCCAGACCCGCCTGTGCGGGCGGTTCCGACGCATGGCCGCGGTCAAGGACACCAAGTCGGTGGTGGCCGCCGCGATCGCCCGTGAGCTCGCCGGGTTCGTGTGGGCCGAGATGACCAGCGACGTCAACTGA
- a CDS encoding aldo/keto reductase, protein MHAVRIQAVEVPAIGLGTWQMNGEACREGVRHALQAGYRHIDTAQMYGNEEQVGQGIRDAGVDRDAIFLTTKLNAGALAPERVGPETEASLRRLGTDRVDLLLIHWPHPAIPLAATLDAMRRVVDDGKATHIGVSNFPSGMLREAIREAPILTNQVEYHPLLAQDRLLAVCREEDVLLTAYSPLAKGRILDEVELKEVAEAHGRTVGQIALRWLVQQDRVAAVPKSASPQRREENLAVFDFTLTDEEMARITALARSERLINPSFAPDWER, encoded by the coding sequence ATGCATGCGGTCCGCATACAGGCTGTCGAGGTGCCCGCCATCGGCCTGGGCACCTGGCAGATGAACGGCGAGGCGTGCCGCGAGGGTGTGCGCCATGCGCTGCAGGCGGGGTACCGCCACATCGACACGGCGCAGATGTACGGCAACGAGGAGCAGGTGGGTCAGGGCATCCGCGACGCGGGGGTGGACCGCGACGCCATCTTCCTCACCACGAAGCTCAACGCAGGAGCGCTGGCCCCCGAGCGTGTCGGACCCGAGACCGAGGCGAGCCTTCGCCGGCTCGGCACCGACCGGGTCGACCTCCTGCTCATCCACTGGCCGCATCCCGCCATACCGCTCGCCGCCACCCTCGACGCGATGCGCCGCGTGGTCGACGACGGCAAGGCGACGCACATCGGGGTGAGCAACTTCCCCTCCGGGATGCTGCGCGAGGCGATCCGGGAGGCGCCCATCCTCACCAACCAGGTGGAGTACCACCCCCTGCTCGCCCAGGACCGGCTGCTCGCCGTCTGCCGGGAGGAAGACGTCCTGCTCACCGCCTACTCGCCCCTGGCGAAGGGCAGGATCCTCGACGAGGTGGAGCTCAAGGAGGTCGCCGAAGCGCACGGGCGGACCGTCGGGCAGATCGCGCTGCGATGGCTCGTGCAGCAGGATCGGGTGGCGGCCGTCCCGAAGTCGGCCAGCCCCCAGCGCCGCGAGGAGAACCTCGCCGTGTTCGACTTCACGCTCACCGACGAGGAGATGGCCCGCATCACCGCCCTCGCGCGCAGCGAGCGGCTCATCAACCCGTCGTTCGCTCCTGACTGGGAGCGGTAG
- a CDS encoding NYN domain-containing protein, whose protein sequence is MDGMNVIGSRPDGWWRDRDAAVRGFVARLQALHATTGHAVTVVFDGRPPAGLEEGEHAGVAVRYAHRSGPDAADDRIVELLGAADPATVTVVTSDRALTARARRRAATVTGAGWLLSRLDEVGQ, encoded by the coding sequence GTGGACGGGATGAACGTCATCGGTTCACGCCCCGACGGCTGGTGGCGGGACCGGGATGCGGCGGTCCGCGGCTTCGTGGCGCGCCTGCAGGCCCTCCACGCGACCACGGGACACGCGGTCACCGTCGTGTTCGACGGGCGACCCCCCGCCGGGCTCGAGGAGGGCGAGCACGCCGGCGTCGCCGTCCGCTACGCCCACCGGTCGGGGCCCGACGCCGCCGACGACCGGATCGTCGAGCTGCTCGGCGCCGCCGACCCGGCGACCGTGACGGTGGTGACCTCCGACCGGGCCCTGACGGCGCGCGCACGCCGGCGCGCCGCGACGGTGACCGGGGCGGGCTGGCTGCTGTCCCGGCTCGACGAGGTCGGGCAGTGA
- a CDS encoding thioredoxin family protein, with product MAATSTMMPLGTPAPPFALADPDGRVTSSEALADAPALLVMFLCNHCPYVRHVREGLAALTAEYIDKGVAVVGINPNDYEAFPDDAPERMAEEAREVGYRFPYLIDEDQEVAKAYGAACTPDFFLFDANRRLVYRGQMDDSRPNNGVPVTGESLRAALDAVLSGDPPLTEQHPSMGCSVKWRPGNEPG from the coding sequence GTGGCCGCAACCTCGACGATGATGCCCCTCGGCACCCCGGCCCCGCCGTTCGCGCTGGCCGACCCCGACGGGCGGGTCACGTCGAGCGAGGCGCTGGCCGACGCACCCGCGCTGCTCGTCATGTTCCTCTGCAACCACTGCCCGTACGTCCGCCATGTCCGCGAGGGGCTCGCAGCCCTCACCGCCGAGTACATCGACAAAGGCGTGGCGGTCGTCGGCATCAACCCGAACGACTACGAGGCCTTTCCCGACGACGCGCCCGAGCGGATGGCGGAGGAGGCGCGGGAGGTCGGCTACCGCTTCCCCTACCTCATCGACGAGGACCAGGAGGTCGCGAAGGCGTACGGGGCCGCCTGCACCCCCGACTTCTTCCTGTTCGACGCCAACCGCCGGCTCGTGTACCGGGGGCAGATGGACGACTCGCGGCCCAACAACGGGGTGCCCGTCACCGGCGAGAGCCTGCGCGCCGCGCTCGACGCGGTCCTGTCCGGGGACCCGCCACTCACCGAGCAGCATCCGAGCATGGGTTGCTCCGTGAAGTGGCGCCCGGGCAACGAGCCGGGCTGA
- a CDS encoding transglutaminase-like domain-containing protein, with amino-acid sequence MDLGAAAIAIGGGADPGLDPQVWLDELDRLAAGVTDRDGLVRRLFVEEGFTGNAAEYYDPDNSLLHRVLARRLGIPVSLAVVMIEVGRRAGVTLEGVGMPGHFLVREPGGGLLDPFAGGRRVDEATAEARFRAATGAGPDVAFGAHLLPAVSAHGILDRMLANLAAVYRARGAAGDREWALRMRLALPTADPSLAVELGEVLASRGRFLQGAVEIERHAGDDERLLTAARALRARLN; translated from the coding sequence GTGGACCTCGGCGCGGCGGCGATCGCCATCGGCGGGGGCGCCGACCCCGGCCTCGACCCGCAGGTGTGGCTCGACGAGCTCGACCGGCTCGCCGCGGGGGTCACCGACCGTGACGGGCTCGTGCGCCGGCTGTTCGTCGAGGAGGGTTTCACCGGCAACGCCGCCGAGTACTACGACCCGGACAACTCCCTCCTCCACCGGGTGCTCGCCCGCCGCCTCGGGATACCGGTCAGCCTCGCGGTGGTGATGATCGAGGTCGGCCGGCGCGCCGGCGTGACCCTCGAAGGCGTCGGCATGCCCGGCCACTTCCTTGTTCGGGAGCCCGGCGGGGGCCTGCTCGACCCCTTCGCCGGTGGTCGCCGGGTCGACGAGGCCACGGCGGAGGCGCGCTTCCGGGCCGCCACGGGCGCCGGACCCGACGTCGCCTTCGGTGCCCACCTGCTGCCCGCGGTGAGCGCGCACGGGATCCTCGACCGGATGCTCGCCAACCTCGCCGCCGTCTACCGGGCGCGTGGGGCGGCGGGGGACCGGGAGTGGGCGCTGCGGATGCGTCTTGCCCTGCCCACGGCAGACCCGTCGCTCGCGGTGGAGCTCGGCGAGGTGCTGGCGAGCCGTGGGCGTTTCCTGCAGGGCGCCGTAGAGATCGAACGCCACGCCGGTGACGACGAGCGCCTGCTCACGGCTGCCCGCGCGCTGCGGGCCCGCCTCAACTGA
- a CDS encoding CBS domain-containing protein, protein MNIRENMSTVFLTVGPDHTLREAAQLMSQRNIGSALVLDLDGEGPGIFTERDLMRCIAAGKDPDQERVIDHVTAKVIVATGDWSLEEAAQAMIRGGFRHLIVTNDNGDNYGVAGILSMRDIVRCWVQQPAGAPTC, encoded by the coding sequence ATGAATATCCGCGAGAACATGAGCACGGTGTTCCTGACCGTCGGTCCGGACCACACCCTGCGTGAGGCCGCTCAGCTGATGAGCCAACGCAACATCGGGTCAGCCCTCGTGCTCGACCTCGACGGCGAGGGGCCCGGCATCTTCACCGAGCGTGACCTGATGCGCTGCATCGCCGCCGGCAAGGACCCCGACCAGGAACGCGTGATCGACCATGTCACCGCCAAGGTGATCGTCGCCACCGGCGACTGGTCGCTCGAGGAGGCCGCACAGGCGATGATCCGTGGCGGCTTCCGCCACCTCATCGTCACGAACGACAACGGCGACAACTACGGCGTCGCGGGGATCCTGTCGATGCGCGACATCGTGCGCTGCTGGGTCCAGCAACCGGCGGGGGCGCCGACCTGCTGA
- a CDS encoding AHH domain-containing protein yields the protein MASKMQASPFRQMIPMILGAVLVAVLLPTPPAQAAAVDVTINTWTRDADTGFLSYTVTVAAACGSVCKVTLRAMEPGGSSAYTLQTKDVTASGGAFTVILSDANQRLRHLDRVGARVQDSIYTSSSDWVPTGDAYPPGEVTLSGLSWTRDASTGFVSYSLSVAAKALALPGRPCVGTCKVTIQAKEPSNSTAPILTTQEVADDDGAFTITLSDSQQPLRHYTQLRARISSPYTSTPYTDWIDTGDIYPPGELALSVGRWDRDPNSGLVDYSLNVTATALALYNRACISTCNITIQALEPGNSKAFTLATQSVTDDDGAFTIALADSDQPLRNYTQLRARAVNHTGYGYIYYSDWKPVTLPAEDRTTLVDAFAVPPLAGRLTINQACETLLTAPGTHLQGTSTTDQYNDCESVRLAGGGISALLQDLALRNPGLSQVLIDALIVGAVVASDLSTTTTQEGPVVIWPAGPEEEWADQWDVEFEPQPAAAGGAAMLPPTDHCLDDSAKASIIAGTPLQRHHIATRFEGQWLSAYQTALNDYGLGHLDIAKGDWNLINIPHLGPHPTGYHRWVLDNLEAAASYANNLTNELSPAAPEDVKRLLRERLFRQAWQYVRWTLANDPTIVRKDYWVC from the coding sequence GTGGCAAGCAAGATGCAGGCGAGTCCGTTTCGCCAGATGATACCCATGATCCTTGGCGCCGTGCTGGTCGCTGTACTGCTCCCGACACCACCCGCCCAGGCAGCGGCCGTCGATGTCACCATCAACACCTGGACGCGGGATGCCGACACAGGGTTCCTCAGCTACACGGTCACGGTCGCAGCCGCCTGTGGTTCCGTCTGTAAGGTTACTCTCCGCGCCATGGAGCCGGGAGGGTCAAGCGCCTACACCCTGCAAACCAAAGACGTCACCGCTAGCGGGGGTGCCTTTACCGTCATCCTGTCTGACGCCAATCAACGACTGCGCCACCTCGATCGGGTCGGCGCCCGGGTGCAGGACTCCATTTACACGTCATCCAGTGACTGGGTGCCGACCGGAGATGCCTACCCGCCCGGTGAAGTGACCCTGTCTGGCCTAAGCTGGACTCGGGACGCCAGCACCGGGTTTGTGAGTTACAGCCTCAGCGTGGCGGCGAAGGCGCTGGCCCTCCCTGGTCGGCCGTGCGTCGGCACCTGCAAGGTGACAATTCAAGCCAAAGAGCCTAGTAATTCCACCGCCCCCATCCTGACCACCCAGGAAGTCGCCGATGACGACGGGGCATTCACCATAACTCTGTCCGACTCCCAGCAACCACTGCGTCACTACACCCAGTTGCGAGCCCGCATCAGCAGTCCCTACACCTCGACGCCATACACTGACTGGATCGATACCGGCGATATCTATCCGCCGGGCGAGTTGGCGCTATCGGTCGGCCGCTGGGACCGTGACCCCAACAGCGGACTCGTTGACTACAGCCTCAACGTGACCGCCACCGCGCTAGCTCTGTACAACCGTGCTTGCATCTCAACATGCAACATCACTATCCAAGCACTCGAGCCGGGTAACTCCAAGGCCTTCACGCTCGCCACCCAAAGCGTAACGGACGACGATGGCGCCTTCACGATCGCCTTGGCGGACTCCGATCAACCGCTGCGCAACTACACGCAGCTGCGTGCCCGAGCCGTTAACCATACCGGCTATGGGTACATCTACTACAGCGACTGGAAGCCCGTAACCCTGCCAGCTGAGGACCGCACTACGTTGGTTGACGCGTTCGCGGTGCCGCCGCTGGCCGGGCGCCTCACCATCAACCAAGCCTGCGAAACACTGCTGACAGCACCTGGCACGCACCTGCAGGGCACGTCTACGACCGACCAGTATAATGACTGCGAGAGTGTGCGGCTCGCCGGCGGCGGGATTAGCGCGCTCCTTCAGGATCTGGCGCTCCGGAACCCCGGCTTGTCCCAGGTGTTGATTGACGCGCTGATTGTAGGCGCAGTTGTCGCAAGTGACCTCTCCACTACCACGACGCAAGAAGGCCCGGTCGTCATATGGCCGGCTGGCCCGGAGGAAGAGTGGGCCGACCAATGGGACGTCGAGTTCGAGCCTCAGCCCGCGGCCGCCGGTGGGGCCGCCATGCTGCCGCCGACGGACCACTGCTTGGACGACAGTGCCAAAGCCAGCATCATCGCGGGGACGCCGCTCCAGCGGCATCACATCGCCACCAGGTTCGAGGGCCAGTGGCTCAGCGCGTACCAGACCGCTCTCAACGACTACGGTCTCGGGCACCTCGACATCGCCAAAGGCGATTGGAACCTGATCAATATCCCACACCTCGGGCCCCATCCGACCGGATACCACCGGTGGGTCTTGGACAACCTGGAGGCAGCGGCATCTTACGCGAACAACCTGACCAACGAGCTGTCGCCAGCCGCTCCAGAAGACGTAAAGCGCCTCCTGCGCGAGCGGCTCTTCCGCCAGGCATGGCAGTATGTGCGCTGGACGCTGGCCAACGACCCCACGATCGTCCGCAAGGACTATTGGGTCTGCTAA